A window of the Aspergillus flavus chromosome 6, complete sequence genome harbors these coding sequences:
- a CDS encoding uncharacterized protein (uncharacterized protein family UPF0016-domain containing protein), with translation MKVQHLSSPFLLFLLPAIATALTDFAPNPASSLNPTVAERDTTVSNAAVDGLAAPKVSPKGTLDAPVDGKDGRPHAGPWVETNAERDRKKTGTAKTEEQADTKSAEHTGPDGKPIPHSNDGVMDDPHRTGPKEGTRGTEGGVSEKQKGSTDSGEKVPDRPKEAPPLPHSEQQKAPASEDKEGKTSDSKMGVVEKPADLPEKPHDIPHPKSPPSVNDDPLGLNTPKGSTGQIPGTPEEPVDVLHSLLASFTMIVVSEIGDKTFLVAALMAMRHPRLLVFSAAFAALFVMTVLSAILGHAVPTLIPKSMTKFLAAILFFAFGLKMLKEGREMSPDEGVGEEMKEVEMELEEKEQEQLRRTRRRSSVTPHSLESGRAGRGKSRSAGNRLPSPPESLSSSSSRGSSPSRGRRLDDMLSGMNNLFSLLLSPAWVQTFVMTFLGEWGDRSQIATIAMAAGQDYWWVTVGAISGHGLCTAAAVIGGSAIAGRVSMRVVTLGGAVAFLVFGAIYLIEALY, from the exons ATGAAGGTTCAGCACCTCTCGTCGCcgtttctcctctttctcctccctgCCATCGCGACGGCCCTGACAGACTTCGCCCCGAATCCGGCGAGCTCGCTCAATCCTACCGTTGCAGAGCGCGATACTACAGTCTCCAATGCCGCCGTAGACGGACTCGCGGCCCCCAAAGTCTCCCCAAAAGGGACGCTGGACGCCCCGGTTGACGGCAAAGATGGCCGGCCTCATGCTGGTCCTTGGGTCGAGACCAATGCGGAAAGGGATCGTAAGAAGACAGGCACCGCGAAGACGGAGGAGCAGGCGGACACCAAGTCCGCGGAGCATACGGGCCCCGACGGCAAACCAATTCCTCACTCCAACGATGGGGTCATGGATGATCCGCACCGGACAGGTCCGAAGGAGGGCACGCGTGGAACAGAGGGCGGAGTGtcggagaagcagaagggcAGCACAGATTCAGGCGAGAAAGTGCCAGATCGCCCGAAGGAGGCCCCTCCCTTACCTCATAGTGAACAGCAGAAGGCTCCTGCGTCCGAGGACAAGGAAGGCAAGACCTCTGATTCCAAAATGGGCGTCGTTGAG AAACCCGCCGATTTGCCTGAGAAACCACACGACATCCCTCATCCCAAATCCCCGCCGTCCGTGAACGATGACCCCCTTGGCCTCAATACTCCAAAGGGCTCTACCGGCCAGATCCCTGGTACACCTGAAGAGCCTGTGGATGTGTTGCACTCGCTCCTTGCCTCGTTTACTATGATTGTGGTCTCCGAGATTGGCGACAAGACATTTTTGGTGGCTGCCTTGATGGCTATGCGTCACCCACGTCTCCTGGTTTTCTCTGCCGCCTTCGCCGCGCTTTTTGTCATGACCGTTTTGTCAGCCATTCTCGGACACGCCGTTCCGACACTGATCCCCAAGTCTATGACCAAGTTCTTGGCCGCCATCCTGTTTTTCGCGTTTGGACTGAAGATGCTGAAGGAAGGCCGAGAGATGTCGCCCGACGAAGGTGTTGgcgaggagatgaaggaggtCGAGATGGAActtgaggaaaaggaacaggaGCAACTGCGTAGGACTCGTCGTCGCTCATCTGTGACCCCTCACTCTCTGGAATCAGGCCGTGCTGGACGCGGCAAGTCTCGTTCGGCGGGCAACCGTCTGCCTTCGCCGCCCGAGagcctttcttcttcttcgtcccgGGGATCTTCCCCCTCGCGGGGTCGTCGCCTGGATGACATGCTCTCTGGCATGAACAATCTTTTCTCGCTTCTTCTCAGCCCTGCATGGGTTCAAACGTTCGTCATGACCTTCCTTGGTGAATGGGGTGACCGCAGTCAAATCGCGACCATCGCGATGGCCGCGGGACAAGATTACTGGTGGGTGACGGTCGGTGCGATCTCTGGGCACGGGCTCTGCACCGCTGCAGCAGTGATCGGCGGAAGTGCTATTGCAGGTCGCGTCAGCATGCGAGTCG TGACTCTCGGCGGCGCTGtggctttcttggtcttcggAGCTATCTACTTGATAGAAGCTCTTTATTAG
- a CDS encoding permease of the major facilitator superfamily (allantoate permease) — MREEKKHSDTVAHAIPTHRADDAAEYLEGHAGVADTQDVDISALRRKIDYRIIPFMFCCYVLQFLDKVMLNYAAVMGIKKDLGLVGNDFSNTATWFFIAYLIAEVPNVYLLQKTPAAKWLGLNVTLWGVAAAASAGAHDYRSLLVSRIFLGIFEATIGPSLMLLSSQFYTRSEQAPRFTFWYLGLGVAQIIGGIISFGFQQVHHSFAGWRIMFLVLGLVTMLVGVLTMFFIPDTPMKARWLSEREKVALLRHVSVNQTGVWSSQIDMRQIWEAVGDVQLWLLTLTTICTSVSSGVVTTYSATLINGFGFTPPHSALLNTPSGIVSIFFTLAVGIGIRRISHRWAWFIFCTIPGITGGALMSFLPKHNKAGVLIGIYLVNAIVATLPILYQWTMANCAGHTKRAFSSALVAGSFSVGNIIGPQTFQARDAPEYRPAKIAVLATQAAAGTLAFVLFLYYVWENRRRASTADEGEEEVIDETKWAGLTDKENRWFRYVY; from the exons atgagagaggaaaagaaacattcCGACACCGTGGCGCACGCCATCCCAACCCACCGAGCCGACGATGCAGCCGAATACCTGGAGGGACATGCCGGGGTGGCAGACACCCAGGATGTAGACATAAGCGCATTGCGTCGCAAGATCGATTACCGCATTATCCCGTTCATGTTCTGTTGCTACGTGCTGCAGTTTCTGGATAAAGTGATGCTGAAC TATGCTGCGGTTATggggataaagaaagatctcGGGTTAGTGGGCAATGATTTCTCGAATACGGCGACGTGGTTCTTTATTGCGTATTTGATTGCGGAGGTTCCTAATG TGTATCTTCTCCAAAAGACCCCCGCTGCGAAGTGGCTCGGCCTGAATGTTACCCTCTGGGGTGTTGCGGCAGCTGCCTCTGCTGGCGCCCATGATTATCGGAGCTTACTCGTTTCGCGGATCTTCCTTGGTATCTTCGAGGCCACCATCGGACCCTCGTTGATGCTTCTCAGTAGCCAATTCTACACGCGCAGCGAACAGGCCCCGCGGTTCACCTTCTGGTACCTCGGACTAGGCGTGGCGCAGATCATCGGGGGCATCATCTCGTTTGGGTTTCAGCAGGTGCATCACTCGTTTGCCGGGTGGAGGATTATGTTTCTTGTCTTGGGACTTGTGACGATGCTGGTCGGGGTGCTGACGATGTTTTTCATTCCCGATACGCCGATGAAGGCGCGGTGGTTGAGCGAGCGCGAAAAGGTGGCGTTGTTGCGCCATGTCAGTGTGAATCAGACCGGCGTGTGGAGTAGTCAGATCGATATGAGACAGATCTGGGAGGCGGTTGGGGATGTGCAGTTGTGGTTGTTAACCTTGACTACCATTTGC ACGTCTGTATCCTCCGGCGTGGTCACGACATACTCGGCAACCCTAATCAACGGCTTCGGGTTTACGCCTCCGCACTCGGCACTCCTTAATACACCCTCGGGCATCGTCAGTATCTTCTTTACGTTGGCCGTCGGCATCGGTATCCGTAGGATTTCCCACCGCTGGGCTTGGTTCATCTTCTGCACTATTCCCGGCATCACCGGGGGCGCGCTTATGTCGTTCCTGCCGAAGCATAACAAGGCCGGTGTCTTGATTGGCATTTACCTTGTCAATGCGATTGTCGCTACGCTGCCCATTCTCTACCAGTGGACGATGGCGAACTGTGCCGGACACACGAAGCGCGCGTTCTCCAGTGCGCTCGTGGCTGGCTCGTTCTCCGTGGGCAATATCATCGGTCCGCAGACCTTCCAAGCGAGGGATGCGCCAGAGTATCGCCCGGCGAAGATCGCCGTGTTGGCCACGCAGGCAGCGGCGGGCACCCTGGCGTTTGTGTTGTTTTTGTATTATGTATGGGAGAATCGGAGGCGTGCGAGCACTGCGGAtgaaggcgaggaagaggtgaTTGATGAGACGAAGTGGGCTGGGTTGACTGATAAGGAGAACCGATGGTTTCGGTATGTGTATTAG